Proteins encoded together in one Cyanobium sp. WAJ14-Wanaka window:
- the ctaD gene encoding cytochrome c oxidase subunit I, translated as MAFTSSQPAPLAHEAEGGWRRYFGFSLDHKVIGIQYLVTSFFFYFVGGVLAGMIRTELATPISDFLDRESYNEVLTLHGTVMIFLWIVPVVNGAFGNYLIPFYVGARDMVFPRLNAVAFWLIPPAGLMLISSYFITGAAQSGWTAYPPLSLTTPAAGQLIWIFSVILLGGSSILGGINFIATILKLRRPGLKLMQLPMYCWAMLGTSILVVLSTPVLAGTLILLAFDIVAHTGFFNPGLGGNVVVYQHLFWFYSHPAVYIMVLPAFGLVSEILPVHARKPLFGYTTMVYSIMAIVFLGLIVWAHHMFTSGTPPWMRLFFTIATAFIAVPTGIKFFNWLATLWGGKIALNSAMLFSCAFIVNFVLGGITGVALAQVPFDVHVHDTYFVVAHFHYIVYGGTVFVIFASVYHWYPKFTGKMLDEKLGLLHFVLTFIGFNLCFGPQHWLGMNGMPRRVAEYDPQFTLLNQISSVGALLMALSTLPFLINVVMSYYRGQEAGDNPWRALTPEWLTSSPPPVENWHGPAPHVLHPYGYGKEVSP; from the coding sequence ATGGCCTTCACCAGCTCCCAACCAGCTCCTTTGGCCCATGAAGCCGAGGGTGGTTGGCGTCGTTATTTCGGCTTCAGCCTCGATCACAAGGTGATTGGTATCCAATATCTGGTTACCAGTTTCTTTTTCTACTTTGTTGGTGGGGTGCTGGCGGGGATGATCCGCACCGAGCTGGCCACGCCGATTTCCGATTTTCTTGATCGTGAGTCGTACAACGAGGTGCTCACCCTCCACGGCACGGTGATGATTTTTCTGTGGATTGTGCCGGTGGTCAACGGTGCCTTTGGTAATTACCTAATCCCCTTTTATGTGGGTGCCCGCGACATGGTCTTCCCGCGCCTAAATGCGGTCGCATTTTGGCTGATTCCCCCGGCGGGGCTGATGTTGATTTCTAGCTACTTCATCACGGGTGCGGCCCAGTCGGGCTGGACCGCCTACCCACCCCTGAGCCTGACCACTCCCGCTGCAGGCCAGCTGATCTGGATATTCAGCGTGATACTTCTTGGGGGCAGTTCGATTCTGGGCGGCATTAATTTCATCGCCACAATCTTGAAGCTGCGTAGACCGGGCCTAAAGCTGATGCAGCTGCCGATGTATTGCTGGGCCATGCTGGGAACCAGCATTTTGGTGGTTCTTTCCACGCCAGTACTTGCGGGCACATTGATCTTGCTTGCTTTCGACATAGTTGCCCACACGGGCTTCTTTAATCCAGGCCTGGGCGGCAACGTGGTTGTGTACCAGCATCTTTTCTGGTTCTACTCGCACCCTGCCGTTTACATCATGGTGCTGCCGGCATTTGGCTTGGTCAGTGAAATATTGCCCGTGCATGCCCGCAAGCCCCTTTTTGGCTACACCACCATGGTGTATTCGATTATGGCAATTGTTTTTCTGGGCCTAATTGTTTGGGCCCACCACATGTTTACCAGTGGCACCCCTCCCTGGATGAGGTTGTTCTTCACGATTGCCACCGCCTTTATCGCCGTGCCCACGGGCATCAAATTCTTTAATTGGCTTGCGACCCTATGGGGAGGAAAGATTGCCCTCAATAGCGCAATGCTTTTTTCCTGTGCCTTCATTGTCAATTTTGTTTTGGGCGGCATCACCGGCGTTGCCTTGGCCCAGGTGCCTTTTGATGTCCATGTCCACGACACCTATTTTGTGGTGGCCCACTTCCACTACATCGTTTACGGAGGCACGGTCTTCGTGATCTTTGCTTCGGTTTACCACTGGTATCCGAAGTTCACCGGCAAGATGTTGGATGAAAAGCTGGGTTTACTGCACTTTGTGCTCACTTTCATCGGCTTCAATCTTTGCTTTGGCCCCCAGCATTGGCTCGGTATGAATGGCATGCCTCGCCGGGTAGCTGAGTATGATCCCCAATTCACCCTGTTGAACCAAATCAGCAGCGTCGGCGCCCTGCTGATGGCCCTCAGCACCCTGCCCTTCTTGATCAACGTGGTGATGAGCTACTACCGGGGCCAGGAGGCTGGAGACAATCCCTGGCGTGCCCTTACCCCTGAATGGCTCACCAGTTCACCGCCCCCGGTTGAAAACTGGCATGGGCCCGCCCCCCATGTGCTCCACCCCTACGGCTATGGCAAGGAGGTTTCACCATGA
- a CDS encoding type II toxin-antitoxin system Phd/YefM family antitoxin → MVQVTVAEAKTQLSSLLDAVEAGQAVVITRRGKAIAELVPRCSVHDLLPQLASLRNSLPQQPTNGVETIRALRDEPGA, encoded by the coding sequence ATGGTGCAGGTGACGGTGGCGGAAGCCAAGACCCAGCTCTCCAGCCTTCTGGATGCGGTGGAGGCCGGGCAAGCGGTGGTGATCACCCGGCGGGGCAAGGCCATCGCCGAGCTGGTGCCGCGCTGCAGCGTGCATGATTTACTTCCCCAGCTCGCAAGCCTCCGCAATTCGTTGCCCCAGCAACCGACCAACGGCGTGGAGACCATCCGGGCGTTGCGGGATGAGCCAGGCGCCTGA
- a CDS encoding MBL fold metallo-hydrolase has translation MQTLALDPGRPPQQVRPGLWLFAPSRDSQGGSSWLLEAGQIGCSGDLLVDCPGYTEANLAFLRQRSSERGPGRLVLTSREGHGRCRRLQEALGWQVVVQEQEAYLLPGIESCLTFAEKYSLGPGLELLWTPGPTPGASVLHCQVGEVDGLFCGRLLLPVAPGQLQPLRTARTFHWPRQLASLWRLTSWLPSNSPQWIACGGALGALRGEKLVLNGAEALAQLDLSA, from the coding sequence GTGCAAACCCTTGCCTTAGATCCCGGCCGTCCGCCCCAACAGGTGCGCCCTGGCCTCTGGTTGTTTGCCCCCAGCCGCGATAGCCAGGGGGGTAGCAGCTGGTTGCTGGAAGCCGGGCAGATCGGCTGCAGCGGCGATTTGCTGGTGGATTGCCCCGGCTACACCGAGGCCAATTTGGCCTTTTTGCGCCAGCGCAGCTCAGAACGGGGGCCAGGAAGGCTGGTGCTGACAAGCCGGGAGGGCCACGGCCGCTGCCGCCGGCTGCAGGAGGCCCTGGGCTGGCAGGTGGTGGTGCAGGAGCAGGAGGCCTACCTGCTGCCGGGCATTGAGTCTTGCCTCACCTTTGCTGAAAAATACAGCCTGGGCCCAGGGCTAGAGCTGCTCTGGACCCCGGGGCCCACGCCGGGTGCATCTGTGTTGCACTGCCAGGTCGGGGAAGTCGATGGACTCTTCTGCGGGCGCCTGCTTTTGCCCGTCGCTCCGGGCCAGCTCCAGCCCCTGCGAACGGCCCGCACCTTCCACTGGCCGCGGCAACTTGCCAGCTTGTGGAGACTAACCAGCTGGCTACCCAGCAACAGTCCGCAATGGATTGCCTGCGGCGGCGCCCTGGGGGCGCTGCGGGGCGAGAAGCTGGTGCTCAATGGGGCAGAAGCCTTGGCCCAACTGGATTTGTCGGCTTAG
- a CDS encoding class I SAM-dependent methyltransferase: protein MAVQVLSESQRRKWDSSEDQLFYAQPRFVQHLDGSFRQRLTQLYQDRIPARAVVLDLMSSWVSHLPEAGVYERVIGHGLNEQELVANKRLDSHWLQNLNLNQEIPLKSESVDVTLIVAGWQYLQYPEAVAAELLRITRPGGMVIVSFSNRMFFTKAPQVWADGSDKDHLSYVGEVLLAQGWSKPEFLAEQTRAQGLKGLVGGNGDPFFSVIATKS from the coding sequence ATGGCGGTTCAAGTTCTCAGTGAATCCCAGCGCCGTAAGTGGGACTCCAGCGAAGACCAGCTTTTCTACGCCCAGCCGCGCTTTGTGCAGCACCTTGATGGCTCCTTTCGCCAGCGGCTAACCCAGCTCTATCAAGACCGCATACCAGCTCGAGCTGTGGTGCTTGATCTGATGTCTAGCTGGGTATCCCATTTACCCGAAGCTGGCGTTTATGAACGGGTAATTGGCCATGGTCTCAATGAGCAGGAGTTGGTTGCCAATAAGCGTTTGGATAGCCATTGGCTGCAAAATCTCAACCTCAACCAGGAGATTCCCCTTAAGAGTGAGAGTGTTGATGTGACGCTGATTGTGGCGGGTTGGCAATATCTTCAGTATCCGGAGGCGGTGGCGGCGGAGCTGCTGCGGATCACCCGCCCGGGCGGAATGGTGATCGTTTCTTTCTCAAATCGCATGTTTTTTACCAAGGCGCCCCAGGTGTGGGCCGATGGCAGCGATAAGGACCATCTCTCATATGTGGGTGAAGTTCTGTTGGCCCAGGGCTGGTCGAAGCCTGAGTTTCTGGCTGAACAAACCCGGGCGCAGGGATTAAAGGGTTTAGTGGGTGGAAATGGTGATCCCTTTTTCTCCGTTATTGCTACTAAGTCTTAA
- a CDS encoding Nif11-like leader peptide family natural product precursor, which produces MSLDQLKAFMARMQADGALKQEVLAGATADDVAQIAKRLGFEFSGDELLRASGKRFDRVTVRKNDLPGEYN; this is translated from the coding sequence ATGTCTCTTGACCAGCTCAAGGCATTCATGGCCCGCATGCAAGCCGATGGGGCCCTCAAGCAGGAGGTGCTGGCTGGGGCCACGGCCGATGATGTGGCCCAGATTGCCAAGCGGCTGGGGTTTGAATTTTCAGGCGATGAACTCCTCCGCGCTTCCGGTAAGCGATTCGATCGGGTTACGGTGCGTAAAAACGACCTGCCTGGCGAATACAACTAG
- a CDS encoding heme-copper oxidase subunit III: MTTIGSTSETPSSGLDASLGGAGHGEHGEHEEHGDFRLYGLVLFLVADGMTFAGLFAAYLTFRAVNPLPPGGIYELELLLPTINTVLLVLSSFTFHRAGRQLRADDSAGCRLWLAVTIALGVAFLASQMREYFTLPFGLTSNLFASTFYVLTGFHGLHVTLGVMLMLIVLWQARPGGSITSHSHFGLEAAELYWHFVDGIWVVLFGIIYLL, encoded by the coding sequence ATGACAACCATTGGCAGCACCAGTGAAACCCCCAGCTCTGGGTTGGATGCATCCCTAGGGGGTGCTGGCCACGGGGAGCACGGAGAGCACGAGGAGCACGGTGATTTCCGGCTCTATGGCCTGGTTCTGTTCCTGGTGGCCGATGGCATGACCTTTGCGGGTCTGTTTGCCGCATACCTCACCTTCCGTGCCGTAAACCCCCTGCCCCCCGGCGGGATTTATGAATTGGAGTTGCTCCTGCCCACCATCAATACGGTGCTGCTGGTGCTGAGTAGTTTCACTTTCCATCGCGCTGGCCGCCAGCTGCGGGCCGATGACTCGGCCGGTTGTCGCCTTTGGTTGGCGGTCACGATTGCCCTGGGGGTTGCCTTTCTGGCGAGCCAGATGCGTGAGTACTTCACCCTTCCCTTTGGCCTCACCAGCAACCTGTTCGCCAGCACCTTCTATGTGCTCACGGGCTTCCACGGCTTGCACGTCACCTTGGGGGTGATGCTGATGCTGATTGTTTTGTGGCAGGCCCGCCCCGGTGGTTCAATCACCAGCCATAGCCATTTTGGCCTGGAGGCCGCAGAGCTCTACTGGCACTTCGTGGATGGCATCTGGGTGGTGCTGTTTGGGATCATCTACCTGCTGTAG
- a CDS encoding DUF2939 domain-containing protein, with translation MQGTNHRLVALALGTAATIYGGSPIFALADCGLALAQGNGSKVSSYIDFPALRSSLKGEARQVALYRLSGQQQPGANPLLGLANLVMGPVVDAAVEGLATPDGIRARVSQQADQNPRAAGSADSPWGLAQLLASTSMGYSSPNRFVVRLKDRQQRPLALTLARQGLVGWKLVAIDLPPDGRFEPS, from the coding sequence TTGCAAGGTACTAATCACCGTCTTGTTGCCCTGGCGCTAGGCACTGCCGCCACCATTTATGGGGGCAGCCCGATCTTTGCACTGGCCGATTGCGGGCTGGCCCTGGCCCAGGGCAATGGGTCCAAGGTCAGCAGCTATATCGATTTCCCTGCCCTGCGCTCATCCCTAAAGGGCGAAGCCAGGCAGGTGGCCCTGTATCGGCTTAGCGGCCAGCAACAGCCAGGGGCAAATCCCTTGCTGGGCTTGGCGAACCTGGTGATGGGCCCGGTAGTTGATGCGGCGGTGGAAGGCTTGGCAACCCCGGATGGGATTAGGGCCAGGGTGAGTCAGCAGGCGGATCAAAATCCCAGGGCTGCCGGATCTGCCGATTCCCCATGGGGGTTGGCCCAGCTGTTGGCCAGCACGAGCATGGGTTACAGCTCTCCCAATAGGTTTGTGGTCAGGCTCAAGGATCGACAGCAACGACCCCTGGCGCTCACCCTGGCCCGCCAGGGTTTGGTTGGTTGGAAGCTGGTGGCCATCGATTTGCCACCAGATGGCAGGTTTGAACCCTCCTGA
- a CDS encoding MFS transporter, with translation MSPQASSDAINLQGRQRQRLLWAYGLGDAGTGMSASLIGFYLFIFYTSAAGLPAWMAGLVLMVGRLWDGVNDPIVGWLSDKTKTKLGPRLPWILGSALPLGAAMAAMWWLPPGPIGVKFAVFVVIGIVANSLYTCVNLPYSALAAELTTDVSLRTRLNTTRFTGSILASLVGIVIGALLLQDHQNPASYWKMGILTGAVVSTSTLLCGWGLLPTARACQQPNSQSGATRKLLRRVGSNGRFLRVLGLYLLLWCALQIMQTAALIYLPVVMHLPESWSNWILLPFLLSTLGGLWVWNGVAYRQGRILALRWGTGIWIGACILAMLIPPLDGSISPIGSHSNSLHLALLVLTIVLAGIGASTAYLIPWALLPDAIDADPEKPAGQYTAWMVLTQKICISLALFFFGNLMSFSGYVAAQESLQPASALLAIRLCMGLIPAILVVLGLVVMRRWPTRDKALLPQST, from the coding sequence ATGAGCCCCCAAGCCAGCAGCGATGCCATAAATCTGCAGGGGAGGCAACGGCAGCGACTGCTATGGGCCTACGGCCTGGGGGATGCCGGCACGGGCATGTCGGCCTCCTTGATTGGCTTTTACCTATTTATTTTTTACACTTCAGCAGCCGGCTTACCCGCCTGGATGGCGGGCCTGGTGCTGATGGTTGGCCGACTCTGGGACGGCGTCAACGATCCCATCGTGGGCTGGTTGAGCGACAAAACCAAAACCAAACTGGGCCCCAGGCTGCCCTGGATCCTCGGTAGTGCCCTGCCCCTAGGGGCCGCCATGGCGGCGATGTGGTGGCTGCCCCCCGGGCCCATCGGGGTGAAATTTGCCGTGTTTGTGGTGATTGGCATCGTGGCCAACAGCCTTTACACCTGCGTAAACCTTCCCTATTCAGCCCTGGCCGCCGAACTGACCACAGATGTTTCGCTGCGAACCCGGCTGAACACAACCCGATTCACCGGCTCAATCCTGGCCAGCCTGGTGGGGATTGTGATTGGCGCCCTGCTGCTGCAGGACCACCAAAACCCAGCCAGCTACTGGAAGATGGGGATCCTCACTGGCGCGGTGGTGTCCACATCGACCCTGCTCTGCGGCTGGGGCCTGCTGCCTACCGCCCGCGCCTGCCAACAGCCCAACAGCCAGAGCGGTGCCACCCGCAAGCTGCTTAGGCGGGTCGGTAGCAACGGCCGCTTCCTGCGGGTTTTGGGGCTTTATCTACTGCTGTGGTGCGCTCTGCAGATCATGCAAACCGCAGCCCTGATCTACTTGCCGGTGGTGATGCACCTGCCCGAGAGCTGGAGCAACTGGATCCTGTTGCCGTTCCTATTGAGCACCCTGGGCGGGTTGTGGGTCTGGAACGGAGTTGCCTATCGCCAGGGCCGGATCCTCGCCCTGCGCTGGGGCACGGGCATTTGGATAGGTGCCTGCATCCTGGCGATGCTGATTCCACCGCTCGATGGCAGCATCTCCCCCATCGGCTCCCACTCCAACAGCCTGCACCTGGCCCTGTTGGTGCTGACGATCGTGCTCGCCGGGATTGGCGCCTCCACCGCCTACCTGATCCCCTGGGCCCTGCTGCCTGACGCCATCGATGCGGACCCGGAAAAACCGGCGGGCCAATACACCGCCTGGATGGTGTTAACCCAAAAGATCTGCATCAGCCTGGCCCTGTTTTTCTTCGGCAACCTGATGAGCTTCAGCGGCTATGTGGCCGCCCAGGAAAGCCTGCAACCGGCGAGTGCCCTGCTGGCAATTCGCTTGTGCATGG
- the coxB gene encoding cytochrome c oxidase subunit II produces the protein MSSLRTSATTALLGIAIVLLGLWVGNNVSMLPVQASSNAPFYDELFRVLFSIGTMLFVGVCGLLIYSLVRFRRRSGDMGDGSAVEDNLPLEIVWTAIPAVVVLFVGLYSYNTYERMGGMSSLGDHGSMQASAGKEERVWAGIGMASGEAATMQVDVTAMQFAFIFSYPDSSITSGELHVPMGQPVELHLKANDVIHAFWVPQFRLKQDVIPGQPTVLSFTPTKAGTYPVICAELCGPYHGGMRTSVVVQEPDAFEQWVQQNSPNPVAT, from the coding sequence TTGTCTTCCCTGCGGACGTCGGCAACTACAGCCTTGCTGGGCATAGCGATTGTTTTGCTCGGCCTTTGGGTTGGTAACAACGTTTCGATGCTGCCGGTGCAGGCCAGCAGCAATGCCCCCTTCTACGACGAGCTGTTTCGGGTGCTGTTCAGCATCGGCACAATGCTGTTTGTGGGGGTGTGCGGTCTGTTGATCTACAGCCTGGTGCGCTTTAGGCGCCGCAGTGGTGATATGGGTGACGGTTCCGCCGTCGAAGACAACCTGCCCCTGGAGATTGTCTGGACGGCAATTCCAGCGGTAGTCGTCTTGTTTGTGGGCCTGTACAGCTACAACACTTACGAGCGGATGGGCGGCATGAGCTCCCTCGGCGACCACGGCTCCATGCAGGCCAGTGCTGGCAAAGAAGAGCGGGTTTGGGCTGGCATTGGCATGGCTTCTGGCGAGGCGGCCACCATGCAGGTTGATGTCACAGCGATGCAATTCGCCTTCATCTTCAGCTACCCCGATAGCAGCATCACCAGCGGTGAGCTGCATGTGCCGATGGGGCAGCCGGTGGAGCTGCATCTCAAGGCCAACGACGTGATTCACGCCTTCTGGGTGCCCCAATTCCGACTCAAGCAAGACGTCATCCCAGGCCAGCCAACGGTGCTGTCGTTTACGCCCACCAAGGCCGGCACCTATCCGGTTATTTGCGCTGAATTATGCGGGCCGTACCACGGCGGCATGCGCACATCGGTGGTGGTGCAGGAACCCGATGCCTTTGAACAGTGGGTGCAGCAGAACAGCCCTAATCCAGTAGCCACCTAA
- a CDS encoding type II toxin-antitoxin system VapC family toxin, translating into MLYIDTCVLLAVVTPEAHSATAAAFLAEASAPLAISYWSVTELHSALGLKVRTKALSQAQAEAVLQGFERSLAPGLLLLELEPQDFRNANACLRGWSTTLRAADALHLAIASGRGASLCSLDAPFVAAAQQLGLEAELLGAGSQPARD; encoded by the coding sequence ATGCTCTACATAGACACCTGTGTGCTGCTGGCGGTGGTGACGCCGGAAGCGCACTCCGCCACGGCTGCGGCGTTTCTGGCTGAGGCCAGTGCACCGCTGGCGATCAGCTACTGGAGTGTCACCGAGCTGCATTCCGCCCTCGGCCTGAAGGTGCGCACCAAGGCCCTGAGCCAGGCACAGGCCGAGGCGGTACTTCAAGGTTTTGAGCGCAGCCTGGCGCCGGGCCTGCTGCTGCTGGAACTGGAGCCCCAGGACTTCCGCAATGCCAACGCCTGCCTGCGCGGCTGGAGCACGACCCTGCGAGCGGCCGATGCCCTGCACCTTGCCATCGCCAGCGGCCGTGGCGCGTCCCTCTGCAGCCTGGATGCTCCGTTTGTGGCCGCGGCCCAACAGCTGGGCCTGGAGGCTGAACTCCTGGGAGCAGGCAGCCAGCCAGCCAGGGATTAA
- the gluQRS gene encoding tRNA glutamyl-Q(34) synthetase GluQRS: protein MASFLPLLPQHLAEQVSAGLRQREQGYRGRFAPSPTGAMHCGNLRTALLGWLEARLQGGAWLLRIDDLDTPRNRPGASEAIQADLLWLGLAWDGSVLWQSERRGIYGSVLSGLRRQGWLYGCRCSRRMLADISAPHGLGGVYPGSCRELALGWGMEQGRCPSWRLRLPAGALCWQERYGPPGELDGPQAVGDVVLRRADGFLAYHLATAVDELVLGISDVLRGSDLWGATAAQVAVMARLGASPPRYGHLPLWRDGQGQRLSKREGSEGLAGLRAQGLDAPAVVGLLAASAGLVPQGARLSAAELLQELTPSCLDACLRAFSDGAASGAKT, encoded by the coding sequence ATGGCTTCTTTCTTGCCGCTGTTGCCCCAGCACCTCGCGGAACAGGTCTCGGCTGGTTTGCGGCAGCGTGAGCAGGGCTACCGGGGCCGCTTTGCCCCTTCCCCCACCGGTGCCATGCACTGCGGCAATCTGCGCACCGCCCTGCTCGGCTGGCTGGAGGCCCGGCTCCAGGGGGGAGCCTGGCTGCTCCGCATCGACGACCTCGACACCCCTCGCAATCGGCCTGGAGCCAGCGAGGCAATCCAGGCGGATTTGCTCTGGCTGGGCCTGGCCTGGGATGGATCCGTGCTCTGGCAAAGCGAGCGGCGGGGGATCTATGGCTCCGTGCTCTCGGGCCTGCGGCGCCAGGGCTGGCTTTATGGCTGCCGTTGTAGCCGCAGGATGTTGGCTGATATCTCCGCTCCCCATGGCCTGGGCGGCGTTTATCCAGGCAGCTGCCGGGAGCTGGCCCTGGGGTGGGGCATGGAGCAGGGGCGCTGCCCCAGCTGGCGACTGCGGCTGCCCGCCGGAGCTTTGTGCTGGCAGGAGCGCTACGGCCCACCCGGCGAACTGGATGGCCCCCAGGCCGTGGGGGATGTGGTGTTGCGGCGAGCCGATGGGTTTTTGGCCTATCACCTGGCCACGGCGGTGGATGAATTGGTCCTGGGCATCAGCGATGTGCTGCGGGGCTCCGATCTCTGGGGGGCAACGGCAGCCCAGGTGGCGGTGATGGCCCGGCTGGGGGCATCTCCTCCTCGCTACGGCCATCTGCCCCTCTGGCGCGATGGCCAGGGCCAGCGCCTCAGCAAGCGAGAGGGTTCTGAAGGCTTGGCCGGTTTGCGGGCCCAGGGCTTGGATGCCCCGGCCGTGGTGGGGCTGCTGGCCGCCAGCGCGGGGCTGGTGCCGCAAGGGGCCCGCCTCAGTGCGGCCGAACTGCTCCAGGAGCTGACCCCCAGCTGCCTCGATGCGTGCCTGAGAGCTTTTAGTGACGGCGCCGCTTCAGGCGCCAAGACTTAA
- a CDS encoding HU family DNA-binding protein, whose translation MNKADLVNLVAARTELTKTDVSQVVDAAIETIIDSVVEGKKVSILGFGSFEPRERSARQGLNPKTGEKIKIPAKRVPAFTAGKMFKDRVQG comes from the coding sequence ATGAACAAAGCTGACCTCGTCAATCTCGTGGCCGCCCGCACCGAGTTGACCAAGACCGATGTTTCCCAAGTGGTAGATGCAGCAATCGAAACCATCATTGATTCCGTGGTCGAAGGCAAAAAGGTGTCGATCCTTGGTTTCGGTTCCTTTGAGCCCCGCGAGCGTTCTGCCCGTCAGGGCCTGAACCCTAAGACCGGCGAAAAGATCAAGATCCCCGCCAAGCGCGTGCCCGCCTTCACCGCCGGCAAGATGTTCAAGGACCGCGTTCAAGGCTGA
- a CDS encoding glycogen-debranching protein: MHVGQPWPLGASTTPRGVNFSVVAPLATHIELLLFAHADASEPERVVELDQSHRSGDHWHVEVEQVGIGSCYGYRVFGPLQPGGHGFNPSKVLLDPCARAIAGWRGYERGAAVGATPNTASCLKGVVTERDRFDFTNAPRPRHSWQKSVIYELHVGGFTQGEGCPVPAERQGSLLGLIDTIPYLKKLGITTLELLPVMAFCPHDAPAGRQNYWGYSPLSWMAPHPGYLLGDNPCEGRQQMRQLVSACHQAGLEVIVDVVYNHTTEGNQAGPTLSWRGFGDRLYYQQNAKGDYQDVSGCGNTIAANRPLARRLIMESLRCWATELGVDGFRFDLGIALSRGEDLTPLENPPLFEAMEADPDLSDLKLISEPWDCGGLYKLADFPAKRVSTWNGRFRDDTRRFWNGDEKSCWAMGQRLLGSPDLFTKGPVRPGQGITFLTAHDGFTLADLVSYSRKHNLANGEDNRDGDNHNNSGNWGAEGPSCDPAIVALRERLLRNLLSSLLLAPGVPMLLMGDEVRRSQGGNNNTWCQNNPMGWMHWQPDASDQALHTFLQRLLGLRAHLAGLINPEIPHPERGARQPAKAGEIWHQWHGVEINQPDWAGWSHTLAWSLNQSPAGPLLWCGMNAYGKAVHFDLPVCPSGWVRVIDTALPAGKDLPQEPIPWRAPSAPLQSRSMLLLVAAPLMQGVRL, encoded by the coding sequence ATCCACGTAGGACAGCCCTGGCCGCTTGGGGCGAGCACAACTCCGCGGGGAGTCAATTTTTCTGTGGTGGCGCCCCTGGCCACCCACATCGAACTGCTGCTCTTTGCCCACGCTGATGCCAGCGAGCCAGAGCGGGTGGTGGAGCTCGACCAAAGCCATCGGTCCGGCGACCACTGGCACGTGGAGGTTGAGCAGGTCGGCATTGGCAGCTGCTACGGCTATCGAGTTTTTGGCCCTTTGCAGCCCGGTGGCCACGGCTTCAACCCCTCCAAGGTGCTGCTCGATCCCTGTGCCCGCGCAATTGCCGGCTGGCGGGGCTACGAGCGGGGGGCGGCCGTAGGGGCAACCCCGAACACCGCCAGCTGCCTGAAGGGGGTGGTCACAGAGCGGGATCGCTTCGACTTCACCAACGCGCCACGCCCGCGCCACAGCTGGCAAAAAAGCGTGATCTATGAGCTGCACGTGGGCGGCTTCACCCAAGGCGAGGGCTGCCCCGTGCCGGCGGAACGCCAGGGCAGCCTGCTGGGTCTAATCGACACCATTCCCTACCTCAAAAAACTCGGCATCACCACGCTGGAGCTGTTGCCGGTGATGGCCTTCTGCCCCCATGACGCTCCGGCAGGTCGGCAGAACTACTGGGGCTACAGCCCCTTGAGCTGGATGGCCCCCCACCCCGGCTACCTGCTGGGTGACAACCCCTGCGAAGGCCGCCAGCAGATGCGCCAACTGGTGAGCGCCTGCCACCAGGCCGGCCTGGAGGTAATTGTGGATGTGGTCTACAACCACACCACCGAGGGCAACCAGGCGGGTCCCACCCTCAGCTGGCGGGGGTTTGGCGACCGCCTCTACTACCAGCAAAACGCCAAGGGCGACTACCAGGACGTGAGCGGCTGCGGCAACACCATTGCCGCCAATCGGCCCCTGGCCAGGCGCCTAATTATGGAATCGCTGCGCTGCTGGGCCACCGAATTGGGGGTGGATGGCTTCCGATTTGACCTCGGCATTGCCCTTAGCCGTGGCGAAGACCTGACCCCCCTCGAAAACCCACCTTTGTTTGAGGCGATGGAGGCCGACCCAGACCTCAGTGATCTCAAATTGATCAGCGAACCCTGGGATTGCGGTGGCCTCTACAAATTGGCCGACTTCCCCGCCAAGCGGGTCTCCACCTGGAACGGCCGCTTCCGCGACGACACCAGGCGTTTCTGGAATGGCGATGAAAAATCCTGCTGGGCCATGGGCCAACGTCTTCTCGGCAGCCCAGATCTATTCACCAAGGGGCCCGTGCGCCCCGGCCAGGGCATCACGTTCCTCACCGCCCACGACGGCTTCACCCTCGCTGACCTGGTCAGCTACAGCCGCAAACACAACCTGGCCAACGGCGAAGACAACAGAGACGGCGACAACCACAACAACAGCGGCAACTGGGGGGCCGAGGGACCGAGTTGTGACCCTGCCATCGTGGCCCTGCGGGAGCGGTTGCTGCGCAACCTGCTCAGCTCCCTGCTGCTTGCCCCAGGCGTGCCGATGCTCCTGATGGGCGATGAGGTGCGGCGCAGCCAAGGCGGCAACAACAACACCTGGTGCCAAAACAACCCCATGGGCTGGATGCACTGGCAACCAGACGCCAGCGACCAGGCCCTACACACCTTCCTGCAACGGCTCTTGGGGTTGCGGGCCCACCTGGCGGGCCTGATCAATCCCGAAATACCCCACCCCGAACGGGGCGCCCGCCAACCGGCCAAGGCCGGTGAGATCTGGCACCAGTGGCATGGGGTGGAAATCAATCAACCCGACTGGGCTGGCTGGTCCCACACCCTGGCCTGGAGCCTGAACCAAAGTCCTGCTGGGCCACTGTTGTGGTGCGGGATGAATGCCTATGGCAAAGCCGTCCATTTCGACCTGCCGGTGTGCCCATCCGGATGGGTGCGGGTGATCGACACAGCCCTGCCCGCCGGCAAAGATTTACCCCAAGAGCCGATTCCCTGGCGCGCCCCAAGTGCCCCGCTTCAGAGCCGCAGCATGCTGCTCCTGGTGGCAGCCCCACTGATGCAGGGGGTAAGGCTCTAA